The following coding sequences lie in one Anomaloglossus baeobatrachus isolate aAnoBae1 chromosome 7, aAnoBae1.hap1, whole genome shotgun sequence genomic window:
- the DCTPP1 gene encoding dCTP pyrophosphatase 1: MSASQTEFCFSDSPSMEEIRRLQSRFTADRDWNKFHQPRNLLLALVGEVGELAELFQWKGEVSEGLPDWSPSQKESVRHELSDVLIYLLELAEKCHVDLPRAVLDKMELNAKKYPVERVQGSAKKYTEYSAEPASGGGPQQDTVLS; this comes from the exons ATGAGTGCCTCCCAGACTGAGTTCTGCTTCAGTGACTCCCCGAGCATGGAGGAAAT CCGGCGGCTGCAATCTCGCTTCACTGCCGACAGAGACTGGAATAAGTTTCATCAACCGCGGAACCTGCTGCTAGCGCTGGTCGGGGAGGTCGGGGAGCTGGCCGAGCTCTT TCAGTGGAAGGGGGAGGTTTCGGAGGGCCTCCCGGATTGGTCGCCATCTCAGAAGGAGTCTGTCCGCCATGAGCTTAGTGATGTCCTCATTTACCTGTTGGAGCTGGCGGAGAAGTGTCACGTGGATCTACCCCGCGCTGTCCTAGACAAGATGGAGTTAAATGCCAAAAAGTATCCAGTGGAGCGTGTACAGGGCAGTGCCAAGAAGTATACAGAGTACAGTGCGGAGCCGGCCAGCGGTGGGGGGCCCCAGCAGGACACAGTTTTATCGTGA